In Desulfonatronum thiosulfatophilum, the following are encoded in one genomic region:
- the hslV gene encoding ATP-dependent protease subunit HslV codes for MHLHGTTILAVRDAHGVAMAGDGQVTMGQSVALKHKARKVRKIYKDRVIVGFAGATADAMTLFERFEAKLEQFNGNLVRASVEMAKEWRLDKYLRRLEAMLLVADDTSILLLSGTGDVIEPDDGVAAIGSGGSFALAAARALVRNSSLEGEEIVRKAMAITAEICVFTNDQLTLETLRKDASNKEITTS; via the coding sequence ATGCATCTACATGGAACGACAATTCTGGCCGTGCGTGATGCGCATGGTGTGGCCATGGCCGGGGACGGTCAGGTCACCATGGGCCAGAGCGTGGCCTTGAAGCACAAGGCGCGCAAGGTTCGCAAAATCTATAAGGATCGGGTGATAGTGGGCTTTGCCGGGGCAACGGCTGATGCCATGACCCTCTTCGAACGATTCGAGGCAAAGCTTGAGCAGTTCAACGGAAATCTGGTTCGGGCGAGCGTTGAAATGGCCAAAGAATGGCGTTTGGATAAGTACCTGCGCCGCCTGGAAGCAATGCTTCTGGTGGCCGACGATACGTCCATTCTTCTGCTCAGCGGTACCGGCGACGTGATCGAGCCGGACGACGGCGTAGCGGCCATTGGTTCCGGCGGCAGCTTTGCTTTGGCCGCTGCCAGGGCTCTGGTCCGGAATTCCTCTCTGGAGGGTGAAGAGATCGTACGCAAAGCCATGGCCATTACCGCGGAGATCTGCGTTTTCACCAATGATCAGCTTACCCTTGAGACCTTGCGCAAAGACGCGTCCAATAAGGAGATCACCACCTCATGA
- the hslU gene encoding ATP-dependent protease ATPase subunit HslU — protein sequence MSHMTPREIVSELDRYIIGQKDAKRMVAIALRNRWRRQQLAPELRDEIAPKNIIMIGPTGVGKTEIARRLAKLAHAPFIKVEATKYTEVGYVGRDVESMIRDLMEIGVTMLRKEETERVRVKAEKLAEERLLDLLLPPKKAQPPTSPTIPATTGAMADSEEDATHDSTREKLRKLWRDGKLDERMVELEVKASSPQVEIMAMPGLEDMEMQFRDMFSRVFPQRRKQRRVKVKDAYELLIQEESDRLIDMDKIMEAARERVEQGGIVFLDEIDKVCSTLEGSKANVSREGVQRDLLPVVEGSSVNTKYGMVRTDHILFIAAGAFHMSKPSDLIPELQGRFPLRVELAALTKEDFLRILTEPENALTKQYMALLGTEGVTVEFTDDSLEEVASFAQTINEDTENIGARRLYTILEKILSDLSFDASERSGEHVRVDGAYVRDKLQDIQQRRDLSRYIL from the coding sequence ATGAGCCACATGACCCCACGAGAAATTGTTTCCGAGCTGGATCGCTACATCATCGGTCAGAAGGATGCCAAACGCATGGTAGCCATCGCCCTGCGCAACCGCTGGCGCCGACAGCAACTGGCTCCGGAATTGCGGGATGAGATAGCCCCCAAGAACATCATCATGATCGGCCCCACCGGTGTGGGCAAGACCGAGATCGCCCGTCGCCTGGCTAAGCTGGCTCATGCACCGTTCATCAAGGTGGAGGCGACGAAGTACACGGAAGTCGGCTACGTCGGCCGGGATGTGGAGTCCATGATTCGGGATCTGATGGAAATCGGCGTGACCATGTTGCGCAAGGAGGAAACCGAACGGGTCCGGGTCAAGGCCGAGAAGTTGGCCGAAGAGCGACTGCTGGATCTTCTGCTGCCTCCCAAAAAAGCACAGCCGCCGACTTCGCCGACCATTCCGGCCACTACGGGCGCCATGGCTGATAGCGAAGAGGACGCAACCCATGATTCCACCAGGGAAAAGCTGCGCAAGTTGTGGCGGGACGGGAAGCTGGACGAGCGCATGGTGGAACTGGAGGTCAAGGCCTCTTCGCCTCAGGTGGAGATCATGGCCATGCCGGGCCTCGAGGATATGGAAATGCAGTTCCGGGACATGTTCAGCCGGGTTTTTCCCCAGCGCCGCAAGCAGCGCCGGGTCAAGGTCAAGGATGCCTACGAGCTGCTGATCCAGGAAGAAAGCGATCGGCTGATCGACATGGACAAGATCATGGAAGCGGCCCGGGAGCGGGTCGAGCAGGGCGGCATCGTCTTTTTGGACGAGATCGACAAGGTCTGCAGCACTCTGGAAGGTTCCAAGGCCAATGTTTCCCGGGAAGGGGTGCAGCGCGATCTCCTGCCGGTGGTGGAGGGTAGTTCCGTGAACACCAAGTACGGCATGGTGCGCACGGACCATATTCTGTTCATCGCCGCCGGAGCGTTCCACATGTCCAAGCCTTCGGACCTGATTCCGGAACTGCAGGGGCGCTTTCCGCTGCGTGTCGAGCTGGCCGCCCTGACCAAGGAGGATTTCCTGCGTATCCTGACTGAGCCGGAAAACGCCCTGACCAAGCAGTACATGGCCTTGCTCGGCACGGAAGGCGTAACCGTGGAATTCACGGACGACTCCCTGGAAGAAGTCGCGAGTTTTGCCCAGACCATCAACGAGGACACGGAGAACATCGGCGCCCGCCGCCTGTACACGATCCTGGAGAAAATTCTCTCAGATCTTTCCTTCGACGCCTCGGAACGCTCCGGCGAACACGTCCGGGTCGACGGAGCCTACGTGCGCGACAAGCTCCAGGACATCCAGCAGCGCCGGGATCTGTCGCGGTACATTTTGTAA
- the efp gene encoding elongation factor P, which translates to MPSTTDFKRGLKLEIDDVPYEIVEFQHVKPGKGGAFVRTKLRNILTGRVLDQTYRSGEKFAKPDLETREMQFLYHDGTGYVFMDMTTYEQLSVTEEQAGEKGRYLLDGQQVKVLLFRGQAIDMDLPASVVLEVTETDPGLKGDTVSGATKPAVVQTGLSVNVPLFINQGDRIKVDTRSGAYISRE; encoded by the coding sequence CGGTTTGAAACTCGAAATTGACGACGTTCCTTACGAAATCGTGGAGTTTCAGCACGTCAAACCCGGCAAGGGCGGCGCCTTTGTCCGCACCAAGCTGCGCAATATCCTGACGGGGCGCGTGCTCGACCAGACCTACCGATCAGGTGAAAAATTCGCCAAACCCGATCTGGAAACTCGGGAAATGCAGTTTTTGTATCATGACGGTACAGGGTATGTGTTCATGGACATGACCACCTACGAGCAGCTCAGCGTGACCGAGGAGCAGGCCGGGGAAAAAGGCCGCTATTTGTTGGACGGCCAACAGGTCAAGGTGCTGCTCTTTCGCGGCCAGGCCATTGACATGGACCTGCCGGCATCCGTTGTCCTCGAAGTCACCGAGACCGATCCCGGCTTGAAGGGCGATACGGTCAGCGGCGCAACCAAGCCGGCGGTGGTGCAAACCGGATTGTCCGTCAACGTCCCGCTGTTCATCAACCAGGGCGACCGGATCAAGGTCGATACCCGTAGCGGAGCCTATATCAGCCGTGAGTAA
- a CDS encoding DNA translocase FtsK yields MSADSTTGNETRLLREVCALTLLFIAAFLTLSLSSYHPQDPSFNQQATSVATIHNHAGIIGAYVSGLIVDLFGLAAFVFPVMFVWLAVTSVWRFWQPPWWRWVGLLLLSLSFLAASSHPWVVETVSIAGIHGGGYFGDQLHALGIALLKERGAMLLWLFLVFLASQLLFGLYWTRWGDGLAIWLHRAFQPRPEKVKPPRKSNQDMPTSLLEDFQLSGAKKQPAKKATKSTILSKAGSTDQSKLGPEDKGLPRLPSLDILAAPDRKQPRTSPQRLKEMGKALESCLADFGVQGEVQHIQPGPVITMFEYKPAPGVKISRITGLSDDLSLGLKASSVRVVANLQGKDAVGVEIPNEYRQSVWLREILESDAFQNSKSKLTIAIGKDIEGLPMVADLARMPHLLVAGATGAGKSVGLNSMILSILYKARPDEVKFLLVDPKRIELAVYANLPHLVHPVVTEMSMAKSALDWAMAEMDARYEAMALLGVRHIAAYQQKVAAMPPEEAAEQRAMPYLVIIIDELADLMLTAAKEVEVSIVRLAQLARASGIHMILATQRPSVDVVTGLIKANFPCRISFQVTSKHDSRTILDTVGAEHLLGQGDMLFKPSAGRLQRMHGAFVGDEEIAAVVQAWRDQQPPSFELDFSEWSKEETAKNGVMPEGADVAEDPIYTQAVEFVLEQGRASISLLQRRFRIGFNRSARFIEQMEKDGLLGAQEGSKPRAVIKSKKG; encoded by the coding sequence TTGTCCGCCGATTCTACGACAGGAAATGAGACGCGTCTGCTCCGGGAAGTCTGTGCACTGACCCTGCTGTTCATCGCGGCGTTTCTCACTCTAAGCCTGTCCAGCTATCATCCGCAGGATCCGTCCTTTAATCAGCAAGCTACCAGTGTCGCCACCATCCACAACCATGCCGGAATCATCGGGGCCTATGTCTCCGGCCTGATCGTGGATTTGTTCGGACTGGCGGCGTTTGTCTTCCCCGTCATGTTCGTCTGGCTGGCCGTGACCAGTGTCTGGCGTTTCTGGCAGCCGCCATGGTGGCGATGGGTCGGGCTGTTGCTGCTGAGTCTGTCCTTTCTGGCGGCAAGCAGTCACCCCTGGGTCGTCGAGACCGTCTCCATTGCCGGTATCCATGGCGGCGGGTATTTCGGCGATCAACTCCATGCCCTAGGGATTGCCTTGCTCAAGGAGCGGGGAGCGATGCTGCTCTGGCTGTTCCTGGTTTTCCTCGCTTCCCAACTGCTCTTCGGCCTGTACTGGACGCGATGGGGAGATGGGTTGGCCATATGGCTGCATCGCGCTTTTCAGCCACGTCCTGAAAAGGTCAAGCCGCCAAGGAAGAGTAATCAGGATATGCCGACCTCGCTACTGGAAGACTTTCAGCTCTCCGGTGCGAAAAAACAGCCGGCAAAAAAGGCGACGAAAAGCACAATTCTCTCCAAAGCCGGATCGACGGATCAATCGAAACTTGGTCCGGAAGACAAAGGCCTGCCTCGCTTGCCAAGCCTGGATATCCTGGCCGCTCCCGATCGCAAGCAGCCGCGGACTTCTCCGCAGCGGCTCAAGGAAATGGGCAAGGCTTTGGAAAGCTGCCTTGCGGATTTTGGTGTTCAGGGCGAAGTGCAGCATATCCAGCCCGGCCCGGTGATCACGATGTTCGAGTACAAGCCGGCGCCCGGCGTGAAAATCAGCCGGATCACCGGATTGAGCGACGATCTTTCCCTGGGCCTCAAAGCCTCTTCCGTGCGTGTTGTCGCCAATTTGCAGGGCAAGGACGCCGTGGGGGTGGAAATTCCCAACGAATATCGCCAGTCGGTCTGGTTGCGGGAAATTCTGGAGTCCGATGCCTTCCAGAATTCGAAATCCAAGCTGACCATCGCCATCGGCAAGGATATTGAAGGTTTACCCATGGTCGCGGATCTGGCCCGCATGCCGCACTTGCTGGTTGCCGGCGCCACCGGGGCCGGCAAAAGCGTCGGGCTGAACTCCATGATCCTGAGCATCCTGTACAAGGCCAGGCCGGATGAAGTGAAGTTCCTGTTGGTGGATCCCAAACGCATCGAATTGGCCGTGTATGCCAACCTGCCGCACCTGGTGCATCCGGTGGTCACGGAAATGTCCATGGCCAAAAGCGCTCTGGACTGGGCCATGGCCGAAATGGACGCCCGGTACGAAGCCATGGCCTTGCTGGGGGTGCGGCACATCGCTGCCTATCAGCAGAAGGTCGCGGCCATGCCACCGGAGGAAGCGGCCGAGCAGCGGGCCATGCCTTATCTGGTGATCATTATCGACGAGTTGGCCGATCTGATGCTCACCGCGGCCAAGGAAGTCGAGGTCAGCATCGTTCGGCTGGCGCAGCTCGCCAGGGCCTCGGGCATTCACATGATCCTGGCCACCCAGCGGCCCTCGGTGGACGTTGTCACCGGCCTGATTAAGGCCAATTTTCCGTGCCGGATCAGTTTCCAGGTTACTTCGAAACACGACTCCCGAACCATTCTGGATACGGTGGGAGCGGAGCATTTGCTGGGACAGGGAGACATGCTGTTCAAGCCCAGCGCCGGCCGGTTGCAACGCATGCACGGCGCTTTTGTCGGGGACGAGGAGATCGCGGCCGTGGTCCAGGCTTGGCGTGATCAGCAGCCGCCGAGCTTTGAGTTGGATTTCAGCGAGTGGTCCAAGGAAGAGACGGCCAAGAACGGCGTGATGCCGGAAGGTGCGGATGTGGCGGAAGATCCTATCTACACCCAGGCGGTGGAATTCGTTCTGGAGCAGGGACGGGCTTCCATTTCGCTGCTGCAGCGTCGGTTTCGCATCGGCTTCAATCGTTCGGCGCGGTTCATCGAGCAGATGGAAAAGGATGGTCTGCTTGGGGCCCAGGAAGGCAGCAAGCCTCGGGCTGTGATCAAGTCCAAAAAAGGATGA